A part of Pectinatus sottacetonis genomic DNA contains:
- a CDS encoding GIY-YIG nuclease family protein yields the protein MSYSKSINIFLPTGASDGPIELEMLNWNGMIIKIPRKEISTYSDVELDKPGIYFLFCKDDGDGESVYVGEAENLLLRLKQHIQSNNAGKEKFFWNNAVCVSGKDLNKALIKYLENYYCQQVKSSSKYELLTRKSSPNMTLKRAEQAAMDEFTDNVDMLMGTIGYNILEKSKENESASQTYFYCGSKTGADAKGYVSENGFTVCVGSKIASKCSSKTFMNKYAKILDKLVENKIIVDFIFEKDYTFGSPTAAADVVLQSYVSGMEYWIDASGKKLKEYNI from the coding sequence CCTACAGGAGCATCTGATGGGCCTATAGAGCTTGAAATGCTTAATTGGAACGGAATGATAATCAAGATTCCAAGAAAAGAAATAAGTACATATTCAGATGTTGAATTAGATAAGCCAGGAATTTACTTCTTGTTTTGTAAAGATGACGGAGACGGCGAATCAGTATACGTTGGAGAGGCAGAAAATCTGCTTTTAAGACTTAAACAACATATTCAGAGTAATAATGCAGGCAAGGAGAAATTCTTCTGGAATAACGCTGTCTGCGTTTCGGGAAAGGATTTAAATAAAGCACTCATCAAGTACTTAGAGAATTATTACTGTCAACAGGTTAAATCATCTAGTAAATATGAATTGTTGACTCGAAAGTCATCACCCAATATGACACTTAAGAGAGCAGAACAGGCTGCAATGGATGAATTCACAGATAATGTTGACATGTTGATGGGTACGATTGGATACAATATTTTAGAAAAAAGTAAGGAAAATGAATCAGCTTCACAAACATATTTTTATTGTGGGTCAAAGACAGGCGCTGATGCTAAGGGATATGTTTCAGAAAATGGTTTTACTGTTTGTGTTGGTAGCAAAATAGCAAGTAAATGTTCATCAAAAACATTTATGAATAAATATGCTAAAATTCTAGACAAGTTAGTTGAAAACAAGATTATTGTTGATTTTATTTTTGAAAAAGATTACACTTTTGGATCACCGACTGCAGCAGCAGATGTTGTTTTGCAGAGCTATGTATCAGGTATGGAGTATTGGATTGATGCATCAGGAAAGAAATTAAAAGAGTATAATATCTAA
- a CDS encoding type I restriction endonuclease subunit R: MPYFNIVAETNENTVVTEYEPVKNRSDSYQSEAALEQEFIRLLCEQGYEYLPIHTEADLIANLRTKLEELNSYHFSDTEWERFFADCIDNKNDDIADKTRKIQEDYVQVLKRDDALSKNIKLIDKTNIHNNRLQVINQYVNGKEQGAKYDNRYDVTILVNGLPLVHIELKRRGVAIREAFNQINRYQRDSFWAGCGLFEYVQLFVISNGTNTKYYSNSTRFNAIKDTSSGKSKKGKTSNSFEFTSFWADAKNHVISDLIDFTKTFFAKHSLLNILTKYCVFTAENMLMVMRPYQITATERILNRIDIAHNYKKYGNIAAGGYIWHTTGSGKTLTSFKTARLASQLPYIDKVLFVVDRKDLDYQTMKEYDRFEKGAANSNTSTAILTKQLGDKKSRIIITTIQKLSTFIKKNKEHPVYNKQVVIIFDECHRSQFGDMHIAIAGGVDKDGKKKKGAFQKYYMFGFTGTPIFSTNSGSSRSGLLLTTEQTFGDQLHTYTIVNAINDKNVLPFRVDYIKTIDSDHDIDDEQVWDINRENAFMAPKRISLVTRYILEHFDQKTYRGDRSYIFNQLTNISDVASAKRGAIEEIKQKQRVSGFNSIFAVASVSMAKLYYDEFRKQMNADPTKKLKIAVIYSYAQNEEETDGILDEENPEDTSALDKNSRDFLEKAIDDYNKMFNTTYDTSSDKFQNYYKDVSLRMKNKELDLLIVVNMFLTGFDATTLNTLWVDKNLKMHGLIQAFSRTNRILNNIKTFGNIVCFRNLQKRVDSAISLFGDEDAGGIALLHSFKDYYKGYISENKHVPGYVDLIKDLSNKFPISESQITGEKKQKDFIALFSAILRMRNLLVSFDEFAGKEIISERDLQDYLGRYQDLRDEWKRKRENGESTDIIDDIVFEVELIKQIEINIDYILMLVKKYHDTHGEDKEVMITIKKAIDASPELRSKKQLIETFIAGINDVDDVIIEWNNFVAEQREKDLKELIKNERLKSDETRVFLEKSFKQGEVKTLGTDIDKIMPPISRFGGGNRAKKKQTVIDKLKAFFEKYFGVGNSNKFTQ; the protein is encoded by the coding sequence ATGCCATATTTTAATATTGTAGCAGAAACGAACGAAAATACCGTTGTTACGGAATATGAACCAGTTAAAAATCGTTCTGATAGTTATCAAAGCGAGGCCGCACTAGAACAAGAGTTTATACGTCTGCTTTGTGAACAAGGCTATGAGTATCTTCCTATTCACACGGAAGCAGATTTGATTGCAAATCTTCGAACCAAACTGGAAGAACTCAACAGTTATCATTTTTCCGATACCGAATGGGAAAGATTTTTTGCTGACTGCATTGATAACAAAAATGATGATATTGCAGATAAAACTCGCAAAATACAAGAAGACTATGTTCAGGTACTTAAGCGTGACGATGCGCTTTCAAAAAATATCAAATTAATTGATAAGACAAACATACACAACAACCGTCTTCAGGTTATCAATCAGTATGTTAATGGCAAAGAACAGGGTGCAAAATATGATAATCGTTATGACGTGACCATTCTTGTAAATGGACTACCTTTGGTTCATATTGAGCTAAAGCGTAGAGGTGTTGCTATTCGAGAGGCCTTTAATCAGATAAATCGCTATCAGCGTGATTCCTTTTGGGCGGGTTGTGGCCTTTTTGAATATGTGCAACTCTTTGTTATCTCCAATGGAACGAACACCAAGTATTACTCAAATAGTACACGTTTCAATGCTATTAAGGATACATCCTCAGGTAAGTCAAAAAAAGGTAAAACAAGTAATAGCTTTGAATTTACATCTTTTTGGGCTGATGCAAAAAATCACGTCATCTCTGACTTAATTGACTTTACAAAGACATTTTTTGCAAAGCACTCCCTTTTAAATATTTTAACAAAGTACTGTGTTTTCACTGCAGAAAATATGCTGATGGTTATGCGCCCATATCAGATTACTGCGACAGAGCGAATTCTTAACCGAATTGACATTGCTCATAACTATAAAAAATACGGAAATATTGCCGCAGGCGGATATATTTGGCATACAACAGGCTCTGGTAAAACTCTAACGTCATTTAAGACTGCCAGACTTGCCTCTCAGTTGCCATACATAGATAAGGTACTGTTTGTAGTTGACCGTAAGGATTTAGACTATCAAACAATGAAAGAATATGACCGTTTTGAAAAAGGAGCTGCCAACAGCAACACATCAACGGCTATTCTTACAAAACAACTGGGTGATAAAAAGTCCCGTATCATTATTACAACCATTCAAAAACTATCAACTTTTATTAAGAAAAATAAAGAACACCCGGTTTATAATAAACAAGTTGTTATTATCTTCGATGAGTGTCACCGTAGCCAATTTGGTGATATGCACATCGCCATTGCAGGTGGTGTTGATAAAGATGGAAAAAAGAAAAAAGGCGCTTTCCAAAAATATTATATGTTTGGTTTTACTGGAACACCAATCTTTTCTACGAATTCGGGTTCAAGTAGAAGTGGTCTATTATTAACTACAGAACAGACCTTTGGCGACCAGCTCCACACATATACTATTGTTAATGCAATTAACGATAAAAATGTTTTGCCGTTCCGTGTAGATTATATTAAAACAATCGACTCAGACCATGATATCGATGATGAGCAAGTATGGGATATTAATCGTGAAAACGCATTTATGGCACCAAAGCGTATTTCTCTTGTTACTCGTTATATTTTGGAACACTTTGATCAGAAGACCTACCGAGGAGATAGATCCTATATTTTTAATCAACTAACAAATATTTCCGATGTCGCTTCCGCAAAGAGAGGTGCCATTGAGGAGATAAAACAAAAACAACGTGTTAGCGGATTTAACTCCATTTTTGCGGTCGCTTCTGTTTCTATGGCAAAATTGTACTATGACGAGTTTCGCAAACAGATGAACGCAGACCCAACTAAAAAACTAAAGATAGCTGTAATTTATAGCTATGCACAAAATGAAGAAGAGACTGATGGCATTCTTGACGAAGAAAATCCTGAGGATACTTCTGCATTAGATAAAAATTCACGTGATTTTTTGGAAAAAGCTATAGATGACTATAACAAAATGTTCAATACGACTTATGATACATCTTCTGATAAATTCCAAAATTATTATAAAGACGTATCACTTCGTATGAAAAATAAGGAACTTGACCTCCTAATTGTGGTAAATATGTTCCTGACTGGTTTTGATGCAACCACCTTGAATACACTTTGGGTAGATAAGAATCTTAAAATGCACGGACTCATTCAAGCCTTTAGCCGAACTAATCGTATTCTCAACAACATCAAGACATTTGGTAATATTGTGTGCTTCCGTAACCTGCAAAAACGTGTTGATAGTGCCATCTCTTTATTTGGCGACGAGGATGCAGGAGGTATTGCTCTTCTTCACAGTTTTAAAGATTACTATAAAGGGTATATATCAGAAAATAAACATGTACCTGGTTATGTAGATTTAATTAAAGATCTTTCAAATAAGTTTCCGATATCCGAATCACAGATTACCGGTGAGAAAAAGCAAAAAGACTTTATTGCTTTGTTTAGCGCAATATTACGTATGCGAAATTTACTAGTATCCTTTGATGAATTTGCCGGTAAAGAAATCATTTCAGAAAGAGATTTACAAGATTACTTAGGTAGATATCAAGACTTAAGGGACGAATGGAAACGGAAACGCGAAAATGGTGAGAGCACTGATATTATTGATGATATCGTATTTGAAGTTGAACTCATTAAACAAATTGAAATCAACATAGATTACATTCTCATGCTGGTGAAAAAATATCATGATACACACGGTGAAGACAAAGAAGTTATGATCACGATAAAAAAAGCCATTGATGCCAGCCCAGAACTCCGCAGTAAAAAGCAATTAATTGAAACCTTTATTGCCGGAATCAATGACGTAGATGATGTTATAATTGAATGGAATAATTTCGTTGCCGAGCAGCGCGAGAAGGACCTTAAAGAACTCATCAAAAATGAAAGATTAAAGTCAGATGAAACTCGAGTTTTTTTAGAGAAATCATTCAAACAAGGTGAAGTAAAAACATTAGGTACAGACATTGATAAAATCATGCCGCCCATAAGCCGTTTTGGTGGCGGAAATCGTGCAAAGAAAAAGCAAACAGTAATTGATAAGTTAAAAGCTTTCTTCGAAAAATATTTTGGAGTAGGTAACTCAAATAAATTTACACAATGA